ATATGAGTACAATTATTTGGGAAATTTTGGGAATGTGCTGTCAGAAGAGATACACATGTAAGTGACCTGCTGCTTGAGATGAGATGAACACCCCCACCTTCTcccttgaaaaaaaatgtaagtgcatTGATATTGTGGCTATATGCAATACCAAGGATGGCTGTGAAGTCTTGCATAAATACAGGTAATCTAAAAAGTACATCTAGAAGAGGCTCAATGGTCTGAAGGATGCACTGTACAACTGTAGTCTCCAACCCTCAATGAAAGCCATTTGGTGGTGATAAACAAACAAGGCTGACTGGAAGTACTCAGTAACTGTATTTACAACTCAGATATCAGCAACTGTTGCAGTGTGTTGAAATATTTTGCTTTCCACCTATTTTCCCATCCCTTTCCCAAACCGCAAGAGGACTTCTTATTCAAGGTCAGGCATTTCTGttaagaaaacattaaaaagaaaagaaaaaaaagtttagaaaATGGACAGCTTAGTAGTTTATGTAATTTGTAGTTTTGCATGTCTCTGCTTGGCAAGATATTATATAGATGGAAGAAGCAGAACTTACTTTCATCGTCACTGTCTGGTGAATCCTAAAAATAACATGAGATATAAATTAAGATGTTCAGTGTCAATGTAACTGTACAAAACTCTCTCTTCCATGCTgttattttaagtaaataaatccACTTGAACAAAACTTTTTAATAgcctttttattctatatattttaacCTGGCATCACATGGAACCAGTACATCTAAGGCTAGTTCCATCTGTAGCTGTTTCtgcgtctgcactgacaggcactgtgTCGGCCTAGGTGAAAAAACAAGGTGATTTCAGCACAAAGGCGACTATACATGTTTGCACCAAAATATGCTGTGTGTGACTGCTCCCAGGCTGACAGTGCAGACACAGGAGCAAATCAGACTGCATATAAAACATCTGAGCCTTTATAGAGCAGTCTCTCAGTTTTTGCTCTTAGATCACCCTAATAAATCTCTTCCTATAAACTATGCCAGTGGTCTAACTCTCACAAACCATTCAAAAAGGTAGCTCAAGTTTTCAGCTTTTTTTGGATCCAATAGAAAACTAGGAGCATAATTTCCCCTGTATGATCATTTAAGTAAGATCTGGAACTTACATCATCTGCACCATCTACTTCTGGTAAATCTACATCCTCATCTCCACCCATATTGTTCATCATCTGTTTAAAAGAAGGGGGGAAAAAGCATTTAAGTAGCCAAGCCTTTGTTCTTTTGTATGAAAATACCAATACTTAACCATTTTTAATAGGTTGTCATTAAAGTAACCATAACACctgtatataaaattaaataacaaaagaaaattacaatttaaaacaaaaagcaaagaaGTAACCATCAAGACAGAGCTATAAGGGGggttctcctccttctcctccctaTGGTTTTATTTACACCTTTCTTTGTAACTGGGTCAGTAGATGGAACCCCTTAATGTGGCCATATAcatgctgaaaaattttgctgaCTCTGCCCCTCCTCCAgttctatcaggcaggtttaaaaaaaatccatcacAGGAGGACAGGTACTATTTTAGTTTTAAAACTTTTATAGGCATATTTATCAGTttatgaatttgagtttgtttttctaaatcaaattagCTCACAGATCGAATGCTTGCTtctttattaatgtggtaaattcGTGCAATttaaaaaaccaaacaaaaaaaactagaCTAAGTAGAAATTTAGAATTTACAaagtcaaaaaaacaaaaacttgaatatcccaaattgaaaatatggcttgactttgcctagtacaactcccattgatttctatagaagCTCACAAGATTTTAGATggggaatttttacattcaagtttttagcactttaaataccagacatttgagtttttgaaccataattcaaatttggagTTTTTTACCGAACAAAAACCTTTAAATGATAAAGTCAAACTCGAATGTTGATATCTCCCCCTTAAAGTCTTTAtcataaacatcatttttttgagaaaaacatTGTTAGGAACACAGTTAAGATAAAGGTTCTGCTGAAGTACTGCTGTTACAAAAGGACCAGTTACCTCAGAAAAGCGGTCAAAATTTGACATATCTTCATCAGAGTCATCTTCCCAATCTTTCCAGTTATTGAAGTCAACACTAAGCCAATTTAGCTGAAAAATAAAAGATACTAAAATGtttaatacaatataaaagctACATCTTCAATACCAAAAgaaatagtgcccagaataacatacctttctccctacatTCAGTCACATGTAAATTCTGTACCACAAGCAGTTCAACTGCAGCTTTCTCAGCTAGTCTATAGCATGAAGCCCAGCCCCCTTTTACTTTGCCGAGCTTCCATCTTTCGGACTGTAAAGATAGTTGAAAAGGGGTCTGCTACTGCTTGCTGCCTCTCTTACAACATAAATCAATCACGCGTGGGCAGTTCACAACTCTTCGACCATCTTCACACTCAGAGGGGAGGCTCACAAAGTAAAGGGGACGGATCTTCACGCTGGACTATGACGTAGCCAAGTGCCGTTGAGCTGCTTTTATGTTATTCAGGGGGCTGCAGAGTGTTTTAGGGCTTTTATGataaaggcttatttatcctTTTAAGAGTAAATCATACTGAAAAAGCAATCAtggtctacagcagtgctgtccaacttctgtggtaccgagggccggaatttttctggcctacgtggtggagggcagataatggaagccagttttgaccactcccctttttgaaaccacacccatattaatggttgtagtacagcaaaaacctgccatactttgccttctctaccctgcctgtgtgtgccatactgcctgccctaccctgcctgtgtgtgccatactctgcctgccctatgctgcctgtgtgtgccatactctgcctgccctacctgtgtgtatagcacacacaggcagcatacagtgacacaatgctggcactgctcctacagtctgcacaataactatatattaaaaaactttttaattgcagtaccacctcagtatcagttctttttgtagtgtgcagagattatttgtgggtttctactgctcctacagtctgtctgaggagtgaacaggtgaacaatgtgggtgattacagtctgagcctgaggtgtgaacaatgcagagattaaaaggtgtgcaCAACACAGGggtttacattttaaacaatacagagggtttacagcctgaatttgaggtgtgaaccatgcaggggggtgaattaatcacagtactgataccatttaaagcttacacaagagtaagccatcaaagcagccagacaggtggggggccacacagagggaggtTGTGGGCcgccaattggacagcactggtctacagcaTTTTGCAGTTTTCTACAACTAAaacatttgtataatttttttagaaaaagcatTTCTTTAGAAAGCACATTGTTATGAAAGAAAATTGCAATTATCCATGATCAAATGGCCAAGTTAAGGTGGTGAACATACGTTGTTTTATTTATAAGCACGCCTTATTCATATTCTGGCTTCAATATGCAGCAGGGGTTTTTACTCATGAAGGAAAAGATAAGCCAAATGAGTAGGATGTTAAATGGATAAATGATTGTGCTGGCCCTGGGAGCTGATGGTCCAGCCAGAACCAAAGATTTCTTCAAAATTGTTAGGACATCCTCATGCCAAGTATAGCTTTTACTTGGGCAGGGAATAATTAACTAGCTTCTTCTAAAAACCCATGGATGGAGGAGTTAGTGACTTCCACTGaagtagaatagcttttttttcATAGTAAAATAGTTGTAAATAACAAGGTTTTGTATAACTGCACATGGGTAGTGTTCCCATGATCCCTAGCAGGTACAAACTGGGGGAGAGCAAAGACTTCTCACCAGAATCCTCTCATCGGGGGCACTCCAAGAAAACATGATAGTAAATACCCACATAATTTTAACATTTAGGACACACATCTGAGGCATCCTGGTATATTGTTGCAATTTTGTGGGGGTAAGAAACTGTAGAAATTTAACCTGAATATATCTGCCAGCTGCAGTATCAATTCCACATCTCATTCAGCACAGGGATATTTTCCACTTTCTGCCTAAGGCCCTGTGAATTACTATCCTCAAGTATTTGACTGTGGACACAACTTGTAGTTTATGTATATTTGGAGGGATGTCTTGTGGTAAGGGAACAATGGGAAAAGTCCATTAGGGGTATCTGGATTTGCTGGGTATAGAGTAAGAGCATACCGACTGTGTAAAGTAAGACTTTCTTGCACACCTTTTCCAAGTGCAGACCTTCTATGGCCTGATCAACTTGTGCAGAAATTGCAAGTGGCTCAATAGCTAGAGCAAACAGGGGAGAAAGTGGGTGGACCTGTCTGGTACCCTTCTCAAGGTGGATGGTTGGGAGGTAAGTCTGCCTATTTGGATTCTAGCCTGTGGGGAGGTATTAAGTGCCCACATCTAATTACGAAAACGAAGCCTAGACCATATCGATCCAACATATCCAATAGACCATGCCAAAGGCCTTTGCCATATCTAGGGAGACCACCACTCTGCTATCGGTATTAGTGTGCATCAAGAGATATTTAGGGATGCCTTAGATTTATCTCCGTTGTCTTAGCTGGCACATACTCTGTCTGTTCCAGATGGATTAATTCCCCTATAACCGAGCACAACCTGGTGGCCAgtattttagcaaatattttcatGTCACGTTTTAGTAGCAATATGGGCCTGTAAGACATCTTTGAGGCGAGGCTGCCATTATATCAAGCTGCTGTGTGCTATTCACTGCAATTGAGGATACATATAGGTTATTTAATAAGGGCAGCATGTCTAAGGGCTTGTGCTTTTGTGGGACATTGTACAGCCCTTGGTAATATCAGGGAAAAACACTCACCAATTTCCTCTCTTTATTTCCTGTTAATCAATAGTCAAAACTAAATGTCTAATAAAAACTTGGTTTTGACATCCACCTTACTGCTGGTAAAAAATATCATTGCTAAAATCAGTACATTAACAAATGCCACTATTCCATTCACCTGCTGAACAGAACAGTAACTGGTATTGTTTCCCTGTTATAAGGCGGATCACTGCAAAACACTTTGCAATAATCTATTCCTATTCATGACACAGTGCTGCCATACATTTTGTGAAGAGGATGACCAAATAGCACAGATGTGCTATAAGCAATTTCGGCCTGTGCAGTTAAACAAGACCAATGCAGTGAGTCCTTTTGGCTACTACTACTGCTCCGCCACACAGGTTTGTCGGGATTTagtaaaaagtattaaaaattagGATGTGGCCAGAATTTAGTGTATTTGCACTATTTTGTGACTGTACTGTGTGATAAATATGAACATCAGGCAATTTTAAAGAACTGGAGATTGATGTATTTGTACCAATGCCACAATTTGTGTAAAGTTTGTATGCCGTCCCTAAATTTGCCTAAAAAGGTCTAATGGCAAATATGACAGTCACAACCATCCAGGGGAAAAAGAGCAGAATTTAAAAACaggccccccttttttttttttacacaataaagggattgttcacctatTTCCCCTGTTTATTCTGCCAAAATATATCagcatttttaaattgttttttaatgtgAAGAGCACATTTGCAAGCCTGTCATTCATCTCACCTAAACAAAGTGTCATCATAAAAGTGGCACAGATATATTGGTTTAGGTCTGGGCTATGACATTAACACTTCATTTTCCAAGAGCGTCCTAGCTCAGGGAATACATGGGAGACAGGCTAGTGCTTTCTactataaggtttttttttcaataattacatttttttttataatattcgagttgaagaacaaaaaaaaattcctaaaAGGTAAGTCGCTGCTTTACAtaggtgttaatattaataatgtttTCATAAATCAGTAACTAGTTATGAGCTAAAGGGGGGAGAAGACCTAACATTTCCTCTAAAGGGTGCCAGAAGCAAAACAGTCTGAAGGCCTCTTTTTTTCTACCAGATGTTAACAGACAAAACACTTCatctgtgccattagcctcagtTTACACCCacaacctttaaaggaacagtagcatcaaaaaaataaagtgttttaaagtaattaaattataatgtgctgctgctctgcaaaaaaactggtgtttttgctacagaaaagctactatataaataagctgctgtattgccatgggggcagccattcaagctggaaaaaaggagaaaaggcacatgatACATAGCAGAAAAACTAGTAGATAAGCCGCTTATAGTgaggatttatctgttatctgctaagtaacctgtgccttttctcctttgaatggctgcccccatggctacacagcagcttacttatataaactatagtagtctttctgaggcaaacacaccagttatagaaatgcaggacagcagtacattatattgtaattacttttatacactttcattttttggtgttactgttcctttaatacactgGTAGGTTACTTGGCATGTAACAAAACTGACCCTAGTGCTGTGTCCGAGGTATGGAATTGTAAGGAAATGTTCTGAAAGGTCTGCAAAATGCCAGTGCAATTTACATAAAGGTAATATTAACCTTCACAGACTCTTTTTCCATCAAAACCACTACAGCTAaagttattaaataaaataacatacctttgccttttcttttgTAATCCGTGGCCACGATTGTCCAGACTCCCCTTTTCGTAAACAACATAAAACAGATCGGTCTGTTCTTTTATGTTTGgactcctaaaaaaaatccaaaaaaaacaaataaagacttgtcaatttaaaggaatacggtcatggcaaaaagtgtttttttccaaaacacatcagtaaaTAGAACTTCTCCACCATAATAACCTGCACTGACCTTTATAAAATTGCaagcagattttttaaatttaattttgaaatttcacatgggctagccatatttttcatttcccagggtgccacagccacgtgacctgtgctctaataaacttcagtcacaatgggaaggtagcaagatagcagctcccagtagacatcagaatagcactcaatagtaagaaattcaagtctggcttgggactcctccagtgacatgggagtaggagaaacaataggttacctgaaagcagttctaatgtgtagcgctggcttcttctgaaagctcagactcaggcacaatgcactgagatggcacctacacaccaatattacagctaaaaaaatacatttgttggcttaagaataaaattttaattggtagagtgaattatttgctatgtaaacagtgtaatttaaaaatataaagtatacaggtatgggatcccttatctggaaacccgctatccagaaagttctgaattatggaaaggccaagtCCCATAgtctccaatataagcaaataactctaatttttaaaaatgatttccgttttctctgtaattataaaacagtaccttgtacttgatcctatctaagatataattaatccttattggaggcaaagcaagactattgggtttattcaatatttaaattattgttGTAGGTTCTTCTCTGCAAACTAGGTGAAAAATGATCAGAGGAATGGCAAGAATCCATAATTCTTACAGCCCACCTGCATGCTCTTCTGCTTAGAGTAGACTTTTACacacactaagggctctggcacacggggagattagtcgcccgcgaaaaatctccctgtttgcgggcgaccaatctccccgaaaagccatcccaccggcaaaaatgaaaatcgcatacgcggcggcgcgatttcagtgatatcgtggaagtttcctctcaaggcaacttccgcgatttcactgaaatcgtgccgtgtatgccatcccaccggcgatttaactTTCAAAAATTGGCAAATGGAATGTAGATTACTCATGAGACCAGAATTTTACCAGATCTATAACTCTGAATGTTTGAGACAGGGATAAACGATGGCAGTCTTTCCACATCtaaattttaatatttataatattagtaATCTAAGTAATCTTAGTAATAGTAAGTTTTTTGTGACCAAAGTGACATGAAGTACTAAAGTGGAAATTGGCATATTCCTGTTTAGtaacagaaataacagaaaacaaaaaGGCACAAAGTACGTTCAGCAGATGAAAAGGGCGTATAGTTTGACTGTCAGTCTTTCAAATAACAGGTTTTGATTTCTTACCTGtatcatttataatatttttaatcTACTTATGAACCTTTTAAGTCTCAAGATAATTGCAGAACAAAAATAGTACATTTAAAACACTATATATAAAGACCAAGAAAATGATCCTAGAACTGATTAACGCAtgcttttaagaaaaaaaaaacccagtatgtTAACTTACGTTGGGATCAATAGACTGGAAAAGTTCAacttcatttaaatattttacattatctGCTCCTCCAAGACAACtgtaaaaaggaaattaaaaaaaacaaaacttagtTTAAATCAGCAAAGCCAACATCTATTCCATGACCAGTAACCTAGAAACAGATGTTTAAAATcacaaaattgaaaaaatatttagtgtaacaaacaaaaaaaaaacatttatcacaGGATACTGAAGGTACGG
This sequence is a window from Xenopus tropicalis strain Nigerian chromosome 2, UCB_Xtro_10.0, whole genome shotgun sequence. Protein-coding genes within it:
- the ptges3 gene encoding prostaglandin E synthase 3, with the protein product MQPASAKWYDRRDYVFVEFCVEDSKEVKTDFDKNKLTFSCLGGADNVKYLNEVELFQSIDPNESKHKRTDRSVLCCLRKGESGQSWPRITKEKAKLNWLSVDFNNWKDWEDDSDEDMSNFDRFSEMMNNMGGDEDVDLPEVDGADDDSPDSDDEKMPDLE